One part of the Zymomonas mobilis subsp. pomaceae ATCC 29192 genome encodes these proteins:
- a CDS encoding GlsB/YeaQ/YmgE family stress response membrane protein: MGLISWLIVGGIIGWLAGSIMQHGGNGIIINIIVGVVGASIGGFIFNGGDIGEAGLTIRSFLVSLAGAVILLAIINLFKFGRVK, encoded by the coding sequence ATGGGGTTAATTTCATGGCTGATCGTCGGCGGTATTATCGGCTGGCTCGCCGGAAGCATTATGCAACATGGCGGTAATGGTATCATTATTAACATTATTGTCGGTGTAGTAGGCGCTTCTATCGGTGGCTTTATTTTTAATGGTGGTGATATTGGTGAAGCGGGTTTGACTATCCGTAGCTTTCTAGTCTCTTTAGCGGGTGCGGTCATTCTCCTTGCTATCATTAACCTATTCAAATTTGGACGCGTTAAATAA
- a CDS encoding GMC family oxidoreductase — MGQNQTLSADIIIVGSGVSGSSIAKTLAETGASVLVLEAGPRVERQRILDNCRNVVNKNKYDEPYPPTAWSMHPPDQNRPNRYLHTTGPDAEAYQQSYLRILGGTTWHWSACAWRYLPSDFELRSRYGVGRDWALTYDDLEPFYYQAEKMMGVCGPDPKVEDLGSPRKNPYPMEALPLSYAAEQFKKLIDTHTPYRVVHEPQARNTKRYDNRPTCEGNNNCMPLCPIGAMYNGIHTVIHAEAAGARFIDNAVVYKIETDPSNKRITAVHYYDPNKESYRVTGKIFVIAAHCIESAKLLLLSADDKNPNGIANSSDQVGRNMMDHTGVQVTFMSGNESLWCGRGPLETNVIDSFRDGPWRNERGASLVHMVDDNQIDLATALAIDKGYVGKELENEIRYGAAHLVRLFSHNEGLPDPDNRLTLSKTHKDILGIPHPEIYYKLPDYTVRSCDQSRALFKEIMGLMKGSDPRWTPGYFPQDHPSGSTIMGHDPKNSVVDGHNRTHDHENLFIASSGVFASMGTGNITLTVAALALRVASTLKSDIYHG; from the coding sequence ATGGGTCAGAATCAAACCCTTTCTGCTGACATTATTATTGTTGGCTCTGGCGTATCTGGTAGCAGTATTGCCAAGACATTAGCCGAAACGGGGGCTTCCGTCCTCGTTTTAGAAGCTGGACCTCGCGTTGAACGGCAGCGTATTCTCGATAACTGTCGTAATGTCGTCAACAAAAACAAATATGACGAACCTTACCCGCCTACTGCATGGTCAATGCATCCGCCAGATCAGAACAGACCTAATCGTTACCTACACACAACGGGTCCCGATGCCGAAGCCTATCAGCAAAGCTATTTACGTATTCTTGGCGGAACAACATGGCATTGGTCAGCCTGTGCATGGCGTTATCTTCCCTCTGATTTTGAACTTCGCAGTCGTTATGGAGTAGGGCGAGACTGGGCGCTGACCTATGATGATTTAGAGCCATTTTATTATCAGGCCGAAAAGATGATGGGTGTTTGTGGCCCAGATCCCAAAGTAGAGGATTTAGGATCTCCACGAAAAAATCCCTATCCAATGGAAGCGCTGCCGCTTTCTTATGCCGCCGAACAATTCAAAAAGTTAATTGATACCCATACCCCTTATCGGGTGGTGCATGAACCACAGGCACGAAATACAAAACGGTATGACAACCGGCCTACCTGTGAAGGTAATAATAATTGTATGCCGCTCTGTCCGATCGGAGCCATGTATAATGGCATTCACACCGTTATTCATGCCGAAGCTGCTGGTGCACGTTTTATTGATAATGCGGTGGTCTATAAAATAGAAACCGACCCTTCCAATAAACGGATAACTGCGGTTCATTATTATGACCCTAATAAAGAATCTTATCGGGTGACAGGTAAAATATTTGTCATTGCTGCCCATTGTATTGAATCCGCGAAACTTTTGTTGCTCTCTGCAGATGACAAGAACCCTAATGGTATTGCGAATAGCTCTGATCAGGTGGGGCGTAATATGATGGATCATACTGGTGTTCAGGTCACTTTTATGAGTGGTAATGAATCACTTTGGTGTGGTCGTGGCCCCTTGGAAACGAATGTAATTGACAGTTTTCGGGACGGCCCTTGGCGTAATGAACGGGGCGCATCGCTGGTTCATATGGTGGATGATAACCAAATTGATCTGGCAACAGCCCTAGCGATTGATAAAGGCTATGTCGGCAAAGAACTTGAAAATGAAATCCGCTATGGTGCAGCTCATTTAGTACGATTATTCAGCCATAATGAAGGCTTGCCTGATCCTGATAATCGTTTGACTTTAAGTAAAACGCATAAAGATATTCTGGGAATTCCGCATCCCGAAATTTATTATAAGCTACCGGATTATACTGTGCGTAGCTGTGATCAATCCCGTGCTTTATTTAAAGAAATAATGGGATTAATGAAAGGATCAGACCCCCGTTGGACGCCGGGTTATTTTCCCCAAGATCATCCGTCAGGTAGCACTATTATGGGGCATGATCCCAAAAATTCGGTCGTAGATGGTCACAACCGAACACATGATCATGAAAATCTGTTCATTGCCAGCTCAGGGGTTTTTGCGTCGATGGGAACGGGTAATATAACCTTAACCGTGGCGGCTTTGGCGTTAAGGGTAGCTTCTACGCTAAAAAGCGATATTTATCATGGCTGA
- a CDS encoding sugar dehydrogenase complex small subunit — protein sequence MANPAQFKNINCKTSFLLPWNRRHFLSSGLGLSIIALTGVFSSFAFSKGSSSSSLLAFMRVSLRLTDRATLDPTMGQALLKNLIESDEKRLSQIVQMHKILKSKNWESARDFTRAVVQENSQLANVIRDILHGWYRGIVNNKVIVYQSAMMFTLTKNVLYPKTYANGEVFYWASKPPTILPTQTQPVMAPSIPKDLGQ from the coding sequence ATGGCAAACCCTGCCCAATTCAAAAATATAAATTGTAAAACCTCTTTTTTATTACCTTGGAATCGCCGTCATTTTTTATCATCTGGCCTTGGTTTATCCATTATTGCCCTAACGGGTGTTTTTTCTTCCTTTGCCTTTTCAAAAGGATCCTCTTCCTCATCCTTATTGGCCTTTATGAGGGTTTCTCTGCGCCTAACCGATCGTGCCACACTTGACCCCACCATGGGACAGGCTCTCTTGAAAAATCTAATAGAAAGTGACGAAAAACGCCTTTCTCAAATTGTTCAGATGCACAAAATTCTGAAAAGCAAAAATTGGGAATCTGCGCGCGATTTTACACGCGCCGTGGTCCAAGAAAACAGTCAGCTTGCCAACGTTATCCGTGACATTCTTCATGGCTGGTATCGCGGTATCGTTAATAACAAGGTCATCGTTTATCAGTCTGCGATGATGTTTACGCTGACTAAAAATGTTCTCTACCCTAAGACTTATGCAAATGGAGAGGTTTTTTATTGGGCCTCGAAACCGCCTACGATATTACCCACTCAAACACAGCCTGTTATGGCCCCGTCCATTCCCAAAGATTTAGGCCAATAA
- a CDS encoding S10 family peptidase has product MRLSRSILLSLTALSAFITTTSVQADNTAAKEKEKAPATPTVAEDKLVPTRSFSDGTVTVKGQSINYQAVAGTLIVHPKGWDETVEDKEKNQPRASMFYTAYFKKDAPSANRPIVFLYNGGPGSASVWLHMGSFGPKRIVTEDHEHNNGAPYHLINNDYSLMDVADVVFVDAPATGFSRIAGKDKEKAFLGVDQDAFAFSEFIKSFLTQYNRWNSPKYLFGESYGTPRSAILVNMLQEDAVDFNGVILLSQILNFGLDSDLPNLNPGLDQAYITNLPTYAATAWYHNRLPGQKPANLEGFLKEVEYFATTEYAMALQQGNALDPARKQAIAQKYSQYTGIPVDYILKSDLRLNGGQFNQNLQGSDITTGRLDTRFSGPTLDPLEKEATYDPQSSALSSAYVSAFNDYSLRQLHFGEGRAYKSYVPIHKWDYQHRLPNGPIVPWAVNVLPDLASAMTTNPKLKIMVAGGYFDLATPYYEGWYEMHHLPIRDSLKQNIEYHYYKSGHMVYVNKESLKVLHDDVASFIRRNYQ; this is encoded by the coding sequence ATGCGTCTTTCTCGATCTATACTGCTAAGTTTGACAGCCCTTTCGGCTTTTATAACGACAACAAGCGTTCAAGCAGACAATACGGCGGCCAAGGAAAAGGAAAAAGCGCCGGCTACACCAACAGTAGCAGAAGATAAGCTGGTACCGACCCGTTCTTTCAGTGATGGGACGGTGACAGTAAAAGGGCAAAGCATTAATTATCAGGCCGTGGCCGGTACACTTATTGTCCATCCCAAAGGCTGGGATGAAACAGTCGAAGATAAAGAGAAAAACCAACCTCGGGCTTCGATGTTTTATACGGCTTATTTCAAAAAAGATGCCCCGTCTGCTAATCGGCCTATTGTCTTTTTATATAATGGTGGGCCGGGATCGGCCTCTGTCTGGCTCCACATGGGCTCTTTTGGCCCCAAGCGTATTGTGACTGAAGATCATGAGCATAATAATGGGGCACCTTACCATCTGATCAATAATGATTATAGCTTGATGGATGTTGCAGATGTCGTCTTTGTTGATGCTCCGGCGACAGGTTTTAGCCGTATCGCTGGTAAAGATAAGGAAAAAGCTTTCTTGGGTGTGGATCAGGATGCCTTTGCCTTTTCCGAATTCATCAAAAGCTTTTTAACGCAATATAATCGTTGGAACAGTCCGAAATATCTATTCGGAGAAAGTTACGGCACCCCCCGTTCTGCGATATTGGTTAATATGCTTCAAGAAGATGCTGTTGATTTTAACGGTGTCATTCTTCTTTCGCAAATTTTGAATTTTGGTCTAGATTCCGATCTGCCCAATCTCAATCCGGGATTAGATCAGGCTTATATTACCAATCTTCCCACCTATGCGGCGACCGCTTGGTATCACAACCGCTTACCGGGACAAAAACCCGCCAATCTTGAAGGCTTTCTAAAAGAAGTCGAATATTTCGCCACGACTGAATATGCGATGGCGCTTCAGCAAGGCAACGCTTTAGATCCTGCTAGAAAACAGGCTATCGCTCAAAAATACAGTCAATATACCGGTATTCCTGTCGATTATATTTTGAAATCCGATCTCCGATTGAACGGCGGACAATTTAATCAAAATCTGCAAGGATCTGATATTACAACGGGTCGGCTGGATACACGCTTTTCTGGTCCGACGCTTGATCCTTTGGAAAAAGAAGCCACTTACGATCCGCAAAGCTCTGCGCTGTCATCGGCGTATGTTTCGGCTTTTAACGATTATAGCCTAAGACAGCTCCATTTCGGGGAGGGCCGGGCCTATAAATCCTATGTGCCTATTCATAAATGGGACTATCAGCACCGTTTACCAAATGGGCCAATTGTGCCTTGGGCTGTTAATGTATTGCCTGATCTTGCTTCTGCTATGACCACTAATCCCAAATTAAAAATAATGGTCGCTGGTGGTTATTTCGACCTTGCTACCCCTTATTATGAAGGGTGGTATGAAATGCATCATCTTCCGATCAGGGACAGCTTAAAACAAAATATTGAATATCATTACTATAAATCAGGTCATATGGTTTATGTTAATAAAGAATCTCTGAAGGTGTTACATGATGATGTCGCTTCCTTCATCCGTCGTAATTATCAATAA
- a CDS encoding N-acetylmuramic acid 6-phosphate etherase, with product MSTETVDPRFVDIDSWTSSYAVSAMVEGQMAAIAAVAGQTEAIAATTDAAAKRLYNGNRIIYAGAGTSGRIAVQDGVELTPTYNWPPERLGFLLAGGMKALATSVEGAEDDVEAAYKEVKALKIDAQDVVIGVAASGRTPYTRAVIRAAREAGALTIGIANNLKAPLLEEAEYPIVAATGSEPVAGSTRMKAGTAQKAILNTLSTAIMLKLGLVCRGLMVNMRVSNAKLRQRAHDIIGRLAKVDEEKATCALIEAHDDIRKAVLIAMNLSADQADQLLIDHRGNLRQAMEVRYL from the coding sequence ATGTCCACTGAAACGGTTGATCCACGCTTTGTTGATATTGATAGCTGGACAAGTAGTTATGCTGTTTCTGCTATGGTTGAAGGGCAGATGGCTGCCATTGCCGCCGTTGCAGGACAGACCGAGGCTATCGCGGCGACGACGGATGCCGCAGCAAAACGGCTTTATAACGGTAATCGGATTATCTATGCGGGCGCAGGGACATCCGGTCGGATTGCGGTTCAAGATGGGGTAGAATTAACCCCTACTTATAATTGGCCCCCAGAACGTCTAGGATTTTTATTAGCGGGCGGCATGAAAGCCTTGGCCACTAGCGTTGAAGGTGCGGAAGATGATGTGGAAGCCGCCTATAAGGAAGTAAAGGCTTTAAAAATTGATGCCCAAGATGTGGTTATCGGCGTAGCGGCTAGCGGTCGTACCCCCTATACCCGAGCGGTTATCAGGGCAGCGAGAGAGGCTGGCGCTTTAACCATTGGAATTGCAAATAATTTAAAGGCCCCCTTATTAGAGGAGGCAGAATATCCCATTGTTGCCGCAACAGGCAGTGAACCTGTAGCAGGTTCAACGCGTATGAAAGCCGGTACAGCCCAAAAAGCGATTTTGAACACCCTTTCAACAGCTATTATGTTAAAATTGGGGCTGGTATGCCGTGGTTTAATGGTCAATATGCGGGTTTCCAATGCCAAATTACGGCAGCGTGCCCATGATATTATCGGGCGGCTGGCAAAGGTTGATGAAGAAAAGGCAACCTGTGCCCTGATAGAAGCGCATGACGATATTAGAAAAGCGGTCTTAATAGCGATGAACCTTTCAGCGGATCAGGCCGACCAGCTTTTAATAGACCATCGGGGCAATTTACGGCAGGCGATGGAGGTTAGATACCTTTAG
- the queE gene encoding 7-carboxy-7-deazaguanine synthase: MSGSYAVKESFLTLQGEGAQAGRRAVFIRFSGCNLWNGLERDRMGAVCQFCDTDFVGLGGDGGGRFTASQLATHAKNLWRQGLCESASLPAPASRPFVVLTGGEPLLQVDTDLIQALKSHDFIIAVETNGTRPMIEGIDWVCMSPKAGAALALKKGNEIKLIWPQTDIDIEALESLDFTHYLIQPMDNDEARQNLEEAVAFVMQRPLWRLSLQTHKMIGLK, from the coding sequence ATGAGCGGCAGCTACGCTGTCAAGGAAAGCTTCCTTACCTTACAGGGTGAGGGTGCACAGGCAGGACGACGGGCAGTTTTTATTCGTTTTTCAGGCTGTAATCTTTGGAATGGCTTGGAACGAGACCGGATGGGGGCAGTTTGTCAATTTTGTGATACTGATTTTGTGGGTCTTGGCGGGGATGGCGGTGGTCGATTTACAGCTAGCCAGTTGGCGACCCATGCTAAAAATCTGTGGCGACAGGGTTTATGTGAGAGCGCCTCTTTACCCGCTCCCGCTAGTCGGCCTTTTGTCGTTTTGACGGGAGGCGAGCCCTTATTACAAGTCGATACTGATTTAATACAGGCCTTAAAATCCCATGACTTTATAATTGCAGTTGAAACTAACGGCACGCGGCCCATGATCGAAGGCATAGATTGGGTCTGTATGAGTCCCAAGGCGGGCGCAGCGCTCGCCTTAAAAAAAGGGAATGAAATAAAGTTAATATGGCCTCAGACAGATATTGATATTGAAGCGCTAGAAAGCCTCGATTTTACCCATTATCTTATTCAACCGATGGATAATGATGAAGCAAGGCAGAATTTAGAAGAAGCCGTTGCCTTTGTTATGCAACGGCCCTTATGGCGACTTTCCCTGCAAACGCATAAGATGATTGGTTTGAAATAA